A section of the Polyodon spathula isolate WHYD16114869_AA chromosome 29, ASM1765450v1, whole genome shotgun sequence genome encodes:
- the LOC121302243 gene encoding bone morphogenetic protein 10-like: MDMVGLRFCAALWFFVHSGICNPIMAPVDLHPGVDPDGYPLLSDPLLEQDSGLDFQSFMQTIRREFLKTFNLSGLPQHEAAAKVDPPEYMLELYNKFANDRTSMPSANIVRSFQNEDTSSYRMDSSGIRKHSLLFNMSIPHHEKITMAELRLYTLVERDRRMYEGVDRKVTIYEADKEADESRGGNDGRGRLAELASRQVYETDSGWEAFDLTAAIHRWRRADYTTHRLEVHIESLGEDGKGYGEGNLDIDVNPEAKHVPLLIVFSDDQSNDKKEEKKELNEMIEQEQLLEFQMDAMDGLEDSPNEESLLQMRSNLIYDTTSRIRRNAKGNTCKKTPFFVEFNEIGWHSWIIAPTGYEAFKCSGVCNYPLIEHVTPTKHAIIQTLVHMKNPQKASRACCVPTKLDPISILYLDDAGVVTFKYKYEGMVVAECGCR, translated from the exons ATGGATATGGTGGGGCTGAGGTTTTGCGCAGCCCTGTGGTTCTTCGTCCACTCTGGGATATGTAATCCCATCATGGCACCAGTGGACCTGCATCCCGGGGTGGACCCAGACGGATACCCTTTGTTGAGCGACCCCCTCCTGGAGCAGGACAGCGGCCTGGATTTCCAAAGCTTCATGCAGACCATCCGGCGAGAGTTCCTGAAGACGTTCAACCTGTCTGGGCTGCCCCAGCACGAGGCTGCGGCCAAGGTGGACCCCCCTGAGTACATGCTGGAGCTCTACAACAAGTTCGCCAACGACCGGACTTCCATGCCTTCAGCCAACATTGTGAGGAGCTTCCAAAACGAAG ACACGTCCTCCTACCGAATGGACAGCAGTGGGATCCGGAAACACTCTCTGCTCTTCAACATGTCCATCCCTCACCACGAGAAGATCACCATGGCCGAGCTGCGTCTCTACACCCTGGTGGAGCGAGACCGCAGGATGTACGAGGGCGTCGACAGGAAGGTGACAATTTACGAGGCGGACAAGGAGGCGGACGAGAGTCGTGGGGGTAACGACGGCCGTGGCCGATTGGCCGAGCTGGCTTCCCGTCAGGTCTACGAGACAGACAGCGGGTGGGAGGCCTTTGATCTCACGGCCGCCATCCACCGCTGGCGCAGGGCCGACTACACCACCCACCGGCTGGAGGTGCACATCGAAAGCCTGGGAGAGGACGGCAAGGGGTACGGGGAAGGGAACCTGGACATCGATGTCAACCCCGAGGCCAAGCACGTGCCCCTGCTCATCGTCTTCTCGGACGACCAGAGCAACGACAAGAAGGAGGAGAAGAAAGAGCTGAATGAGATGATCGAGCAAGAGCAGCTCTTGGAGTTTCAGATGGATGCGATGGACGGGCTGGAGGACTCTCCCAACGAGGAGTCCTTGCTCCAGATGAGGTCCAACCTCATCTACGACACCACCTCCAGGATAAGAAGGAACGCCAAGGGCAACACCTGCAAGAAGACCCCCTTCTTCGTAGAGTTCAACGAGATCGGGTGGCACTCCTGGATAATCGCCCCTACTGGGTACGAGGCCTTTAAGTGCAGCGGAGTGTGCAACTACCCTCTGATTGAGCACGTCACCCCGACAAAGCATGCCATCATTCAGACTTTAGTTCACATGAAAAACCCACAGAAGGCTTCGAGGGCTTGCTGTGTCCCAACCAAACTGGACCCCATATCCATCCTCTACCTGGATGACGCAGGAGTTGTcacattcaaatataaatatgaagGGATGGTCGTGGCGGAATGTGGCTGCAGATAG